One Candidatus Delongbacteria bacterium genomic region harbors:
- a CDS encoding LicD family protein — protein MAGNLKLEGKVLKKAENLLKRFCEFLDKHEIPYVLEGGTLLGVMREKRLLPWDNDMDITVTEEYGQKLLSLRKEIWKIGFRVRERYHNKDLGPFKDGDLRLFKISTRKFYFFKDLGLLDIFVKKKENDKYFWVVGINNPVLKSVDARYYENFTTVDFQGSKLSIPKDYDDYLTCRYGDWRTPVKEWNFKKDDKAIVK, from the coding sequence ATGGCTGGCAATCTAAAACTTGAAGGTAAAGTACTTAAAAAAGCAGAAAATCTTTTAAAAAGATTCTGTGAATTTTTAGATAAACATGAAATTCCATATGTTCTTGAAGGTGGAACTCTTCTTGGTGTGATGAGGGAAAAAAGGCTTCTTCCGTGGGACAATGATATGGATATCACAGTTACCGAGGAATATGGACAAAAGCTACTGTCTTTAAGAAAAGAGATCTGGAAAATTGGATTTAGAGTACGAGAAAGGTATCACAATAAAGATCTTGGCCCGTTTAAAGATGGAGATTTGAGATTATTTAAAATATCTACAAGGAAATTTTACTTTTTTAAAGACTTGGGATTATTAGATATTTTTGTAAAGAAAAAAGAAAACGACAAATATTTTTGGGTTGTTGGAATAAACAATCCTGTTTTAAAATCTGTAGATGCCCGTTACTATGAGAATTTTACAACAGTTGATTTCCAAGGATCAAAACTTTCAATACCGAAAGATTATGATGATTATCTTACTTGTAGATACGGAGATTGGAGAACACCTGTTAAAGAATGGAATTTTAAAAAAGATGATAAGGCTATTGTAAAATAG
- a CDS encoding phosphocholine cytidylyltransferase family protein, with protein MRAIIIAAGKGTRLYPLTKNTPKSLIEISDGLTLLESQLYSLKENDIKDVTIIVGYRAEQIEAKIKKYQSDFNINTVYNPFYDSSNNLISVWMARHFMQDDFITINGDDIFNASVIENLLKSEHSITMVTDEKSEYDDDDMKIIHKNGQVLKVSKQISLAEANGESVGIIKFSGYGPKIYVNTLEEMVRDEDNKNAFYLKAIQEIINKGYPVHFSKCEESDWGELDFHPDLVFIRDYMKKSNFVEKIFTPKK; from the coding sequence ATGAGAGCAATTATTATAGCAGCAGGTAAAGGAACTAGACTATATCCGCTCACTAAAAACACACCAAAAAGCTTGATTGAAATTAGTGATGGCTTGACTCTATTGGAATCTCAGCTTTATAGTCTGAAAGAAAATGACATTAAGGATGTTACAATAATCGTCGGTTATAGAGCAGAACAGATTGAAGCTAAAATTAAGAAATATCAAAGTGATTTTAATATCAATACCGTTTACAATCCATTCTACGATAGTTCAAATAATCTTATCTCTGTTTGGATGGCACGTCACTTTATGCAAGATGATTTTATCACAATAAATGGGGATGATATTTTTAATGCATCTGTTATTGAAAATCTTTTAAAATCTGAACACAGCATTACTATGGTCACAGATGAGAAGAGTGAGTATGATGATGATGACATGAAGATTATACATAAAAATGGTCAAGTTCTAAAAGTAAGCAAGCAGATTTCTTTGGCTGAAGCAAATGGAGAATCTGTCGGTATCATTAAATTCTCTGGCTATGGTCCAAAAATTTATGTTAATACTCTTGAAGAGATGGTAAGAGATGAAGACAATAAAAATGCTTTCTATCTTAAAGCTATTCAAGAAATTATCAATAAGGGTTATCCGGTTCATTTCTCTAAATGTGAAGAATCTGATTGGGGAGAACTTGATTTTCATCCTGATCTAGTTTTTATCAGAGATTATATGAAAAAATCCAATTTTGTAGAAAAAATTTTCACTCCTAAAAAATAG
- a CDS encoding CDP-glycerol glycerophosphotransferase family protein, which yields MIKVLFDLKKEYYLNSLYPLYKELAKDDRYDLYVNVGDDQKRFLGIFLISKKKKIEHKLRKQGYKVTNELKGYDLIVCGDALKNPERYDKETIKVHLDHGVGIKTLRIRNIVKQGDMHYHVFLEGVYWYDYIKSINWQDKAKFYTNTGIPKLDPFFWNGFYNKEKILKKIGIDPSKKTVLFAPSYKPSCISFVQERITELLPQYNVVVKLHPYSWDGKYASHSQHKFYEKLAAKNSQVFLIPENDVDIYPYLYIADTMISDTSSVINEFLALGKHGIIYVLPYEELNHSDGMPVLSIDPKEWLDGAFPHMYKPEDLLPAVNLALNPTEEMKIKLGEYRNYFFTGLDGKAGARVKEEIDKIFF from the coding sequence ATGATAAAAGTATTGTTTGACTTAAAAAAAGAGTATTATCTAAATTCTCTTTATCCTCTATATAAAGAGCTTGCAAAAGATGATAGATATGACCTTTATGTAAATGTCGGTGATGATCAGAAAAGATTTTTAGGAATATTTTTGATTTCTAAGAAGAAAAAGATTGAGCATAAACTTAGAAAACAGGGCTATAAAGTAACAAATGAGCTTAAAGGATATGATTTAATTGTTTGTGGTGATGCACTTAAAAATCCTGAACGTTACGATAAAGAGACCATCAAAGTTCATTTGGATCATGGTGTAGGTATTAAGACTTTGAGAATTAGAAATATTGTCAAACAAGGTGATATGCACTATCATGTTTTCCTTGAAGGAGTTTACTGGTATGATTATATAAAATCAATAAACTGGCAGGATAAGGCTAAATTTTATACTAATACTGGAATTCCAAAGCTAGATCCATTCTTTTGGAACGGGTTTTACAATAAAGAGAAAATTTTGAAGAAAATTGGAATTGATCCAAGTAAGAAAACTGTACTTTTTGCTCCGTCATATAAACCAAGCTGTATAAGTTTTGTGCAGGAGAGAATTACTGAATTACTTCCACAGTACAATGTAGTTGTAAAACTTCATCCATACAGCTGGGATGGAAAATATGCTTCACATTCTCAACATAAATTTTATGAAAAATTAGCTGCAAAAAATTCACAAGTTTTTCTAATTCCTGAAAATGACGTGGATATTTATCCTTACCTGTACATTGCAGATACTATGATTAGCGATACTTCAAGTGTGATAAATGAATTTTTGGCATTAGGTAAACATGGTATTATCTATGTTTTACCTTACGAAGAATTAAACCATTCTGATGGTATGCCTGTACTTTCAATAGATCCTAAAGAGTGGTTAGATGGAGCGTTTCCACATATGTATAAGCCTGAAGATCTATTGCCAGCAGTTAATTTAGCTTTGAATCCTACCGAAGAGATGAAGATAAAATTGGGAGAATACAGAAACTACTTTTTTACCGGTCTAGATGGTAAAGCAGGAGCAAGAGTAAAAGAGGAGATAGATAAGATTTTCTTCTAA
- a CDS encoding chemotaxis protein CheW, with protein MSASILERKAWKLENIVNMMNNIVIQLHLVATEVGQYGRGIKVVANEATKFSFAIERDILGQLKFEDKAIEDVEQQMENIGSLLRLLGINAVLEAKRTNNAKAHILSDELRKIGESIQNILEPSTFRKNLSMNTPDHSFKEPIAHLVMNIAGTYWAENMNSIIEVIKINKEMLLDYPQGTGKMKHHINMRGLKVPVVNIHSEMGEDLNITDDTRVVLMNLGHIMYGHSSSDLFFGLLVDDVEFAGYLQKGVQELDLPADAPSKYVRYMWKTKDTNLLFFNWDNIINEHEIRDYRQIENRK; from the coding sequence ATGTCTGCGTCAATACTTGAAAGAAAAGCATGGAAGCTTGAAAATATAGTTAACATGATGAATAATATTGTGATTCAGCTTCATCTAGTCGCTACCGAAGTAGGACAATATGGAAGAGGAATTAAAGTAGTTGCCAATGAGGCAACAAAATTTTCTTTTGCAATAGAAAGAGATATTCTAGGACAATTGAAGTTCGAAGATAAGGCAATTGAAGATGTTGAACAACAAATGGAAAACATAGGTTCATTATTAAGACTTTTAGGAATAAACGCTGTTTTAGAAGCTAAAAGAACTAACAATGCAAAAGCTCATATTCTTTCTGATGAATTAAGAAAAATTGGTGAATCTATCCAAAATATTCTTGAGCCTTCAACTTTCAGAAAAAATTTGTCTATGAACACCCCTGACCATTCCTTTAAAGAGCCAATTGCTCATTTGGTAATGAACATTGCTGGAACTTACTGGGCAGAAAATATGAATTCTATAATCGAAGTAATAAAAATAAACAAAGAAATGCTTTTAGATTATCCTCAAGGTACTGGCAAAATGAAACACCATATCAACATGAGAGGTTTAAAAGTTCCTGTAGTGAATATACATTCTGAAATGGGTGAAGATCTTAATATAACAGATGACACAAGAGTGGTTTTAATGAATCTTGGTCATATTATGTATGGACATTCAAGTTCAGACCTTTTCTTCGGTTTATTAGTAGACGATGTTGAGTTTGCAGGATATCTTCAAAAAGGTGTACAGGAATTAGATTTACCGGCAGATGCTCCATCTAAATATGTTCGTTATATGTGGAAAACTAAAGATACTAATCTTCTGTTCTTCAACTGGGACAATATAATAAATGAGCATGAGATAAGAGATTACCGTCAAATTGAAAACAGAAAATAA
- a CDS encoding deoxyribodipyrimidine photo-lyase, whose translation MINNLFIFRRDLRLHDNTALLEASRNCDNLYTCFIFDERQIYNNPYKSDHALDFMIGSIVEIKEEINKLSGNLIIRSGKYIEELKVIIENEEINFVYINIDYTHFARERDKEIIDLCNELGIGLRTFSDYLLCDPGSVLTREGEPYRVFTYFFNAAKNHLVKKPDSMNVDNFSISKTKDKYFPEVKILFSNTNIQGRRIGLKLLNSLKESSVWNGNNLFSRSDLAPHIKFGTLSIREIYFNCNHILDFIRALYWREFFTHIAYLNPLVFGNEFRYSNINWQNDDVKFDLWKNGKTGFPLIDAGMRELIKTGRMANRVRMVSAVFFCKNLMLNWRDGERYFASKLVDYDPSINNGNWQWCSGTGCDAMPYFRYFNPYTQQKKFDPKGTYVKKWVNELNDSEGSKLSDPKYLEKIGYLTPIIDLKESIEKYKILFKSSR comes from the coding sequence ATGATAAACAATCTATTTATTTTTAGAAGAGATCTAAGATTACATGATAACACTGCTTTACTTGAAGCTTCGAGAAATTGTGATAATCTATATACTTGTTTTATATTCGATGAAAGACAAATATATAATAATCCCTATAAGTCTGATCATGCATTAGATTTTATGATAGGTTCAATAGTTGAAATTAAAGAAGAGATCAATAAATTATCTGGAAATTTAATAATCAGATCTGGTAAATATATTGAGGAATTAAAGGTGATAATCGAAAATGAGGAAATAAATTTTGTTTATATAAATATCGACTATACTCATTTTGCTAGGGAAAGAGATAAGGAGATTATTGATCTATGTAATGAACTAGGAATTGGATTGAGAACGTTTTCAGATTATTTACTGTGTGATCCAGGCTCTGTTTTAACAAGAGAAGGTGAGCCTTATAGAGTATTCACCTATTTTTTTAATGCAGCAAAAAATCATTTAGTTAAAAAACCTGATTCAATGAATGTTGATAATTTTTCTATAAGTAAAACAAAGGATAAATATTTTCCTGAGGTTAAGATTTTATTTTCTAATACTAATATACAAGGTAGAAGGATTGGTCTAAAGTTACTTAACAGCCTTAAGGAATCATCTGTATGGAATGGAAATAACCTTTTTAGCAGATCAGATTTAGCTCCCCATATCAAATTTGGAACACTCTCAATAAGAGAAATTTATTTTAATTGTAATCATATTTTGGATTTTATTAGAGCATTATATTGGCGAGAATTTTTTACTCATATTGCTTATTTAAATCCACTTGTATTTGGAAATGAATTCAGATATTCAAATATTAATTGGCAAAATGATGATGTGAAATTTGATTTATGGAAAAATGGTAAAACAGGTTTTCCATTAATTGATGCAGGAATGAGGGAATTGATAAAAACCGGAAGAATGGCAAATAGAGTTCGAATGGTGTCTGCTGTTTTCTTTTGCAAAAATCTTATGCTAAACTGGCGTGATGGTGAAAGATATTTTGCATCTAAGCTTGTAGATTACGACCCATCAATAAACAATGGAAACTGGCAATGGTGTAGTGGAACAGGTTGTGATGCAATGCCATATTTTAGATATTTTAATCCGTATACTCAACAGAAAAAATTTGATCCTAAAGGAACGTATGTAAAAAAGTGGGTAAATGAATTAAATGATAGTGAGGGGTCGAAATTATCCGATCCGAAATATCTTGAGAAGATCGGTTATTTAACTCCAATTATAGACTTAAAGGAATCAATTGAAAAGTATAAGATTTTATTTAAAAGTTCTCGCTAA
- the rpoC gene encoding DNA-directed RNA polymerase subunit beta', with protein sequence MQNQSFRQRDVLHKTFTKFSIKLMSPDKILKMSKGEVTKPETVNYRTYKPEKDGLFCEKIFGPTKDWECSCGKYKGIRYKGIICDKCGVEINKRSLRRERIGHIKLAVPIVHIWFFRALPSKIGNLLDYTVKTLEEIIYYEKYAVIQNGTVIDNYQRIIENHNKEVLQKYHTYMGEIEKLISHSIKNGSQLSQALEVTNNFLVNFELESDAQLFEDLKERVRELDEFVDAIVNDKARDRKPREKEVRNRLSTKLHDEDDFLEPLLKLVDYDKDLRKLSETDKFGMPNFNALLKDLIDKDIVNLVKDLKYKSLITETDYNTIIDKVEKHEDDLAEEEWFVAEIGAKAIKTLLSMFDIKKVSFDYRQAIKTEKSEIVKAEILKKLNVIESFKRNIEQNKPEYMVMDVVPVIPPELRPLVPLEGGRFATSDLNDLYRRVIIRNNRLKKLLEIKAPEVIIRNEKRMIQEAVDSLFDNSRKNTVVRSDGKRPLKSLSDSLKGKQGRFRNNLLGKRVDYSGRSVIIVGPQLNLNQCGLPKEMALALYKPFLIRKLIEYDDNVSTIKNAKKEIEKGTDKVWELLEELVDGHPVLLNRAPTLHRLGIQAFQPILVEGKAIQLHPLVCKAFNADFDGDQMAVHLPLSPEAKLEARFLMLASQNLLHPATGKPIAYPTQDMVLGIYYMTKEASGLVGEGKYFNSIDEILLAVEFNTVKYHSKIKYRYKNTWVDTTPGRVLFNDILPEEMKSKKFYNQVMITGNVEKVIDEAIEKVGISKSAQFLDRLKSFGFKYATRSGISIGLDDFVISQEKDKVLKNAEKDVTKLREHYTDGLITDKERYNKVVDVWTKAVNKIENDMYENLRTDRAGFNPVFMMMDSKARGSKTQIKQICGIRGLMQKPQKNIELSSESVIENPIKTNFMDGLSVLDYFISTHGGRKGLADTALKTADAGYLTRKLVDVAQDVVITEDDCNTIMGIEMTNLKEGDQVIEKLEDRIYGRVLVDDVVDYKNNPDGEIVAKAGTIVTQEVAEIIVKHDIEKVKIRSVLTCESKKGVCSKCYGINLSTKRSVDLGEAVGIIAAQSIGEPGTQLTLRTFHVGGSADLTTISSTIEANYDGRVNLEYVETVDYANKKVVIRRNGKVTLTDEYGKEVMSENIPYASLLYVEDGQFVKKGDMICNWDPYSNVILAHTDGIISFRDIVEGSTYKEIQDDKIGRTIKEMIEPKERKLKPSLVIIDKTGKELAKYLPPTGGSLEIEDGDKVKAGQILVKMQRSTGKTKDITGGLPRVEELFEARNPKDPAIISEIDGKVKYGDFKGTQQQIIVEDINSDEKRTYLVPRGKHILVHEGDFIYAGERITDGAIKPHDILKILGTNRVQEFLVNQIQEVYRMSGVNPNDKHIEVIVRQMLQKVEIIYPGDTSFLEGDQISKITLSKENNDILGKVVVTDPGDSKYEVGEILESYEVEKKNKELSDEGLKEVLIRDAELATYQPLLLGITQASLQVDSFISAASFQETTKVLTDAAIKSSVDLLEGLKENVIMGNLIPCGTGISKHNYIEVTTKEPDPYEIDEDDFEEERFTSLDIE encoded by the coding sequence ATGCAAAACCAAAGTTTCAGACAAAGAGATGTACTACATAAAACTTTCACTAAATTCTCTATTAAGTTGATGTCTCCAGACAAAATACTTAAAATGAGTAAAGGTGAAGTTACCAAACCTGAAACAGTTAATTATAGAACATACAAGCCTGAAAAAGATGGTCTATTTTGTGAAAAAATATTTGGACCAACCAAGGATTGGGAATGTTCCTGCGGAAAATATAAAGGTATTCGTTACAAAGGTATTATTTGTGACAAATGTGGTGTTGAGATAAATAAAAGAAGTTTAAGACGTGAAAGAATTGGACACATAAAGCTTGCTGTGCCTATTGTTCATATTTGGTTTTTCAGAGCTTTACCGTCAAAAATTGGTAATCTTCTAGACTACACAGTAAAAACACTTGAAGAGATTATTTATTATGAAAAGTATGCTGTAATTCAAAATGGTACTGTGATTGACAACTACCAAAGGATTATTGAAAATCATAATAAAGAAGTTCTTCAAAAGTATCATACTTATATGGGTGAAATTGAAAAGTTAATTAGTCACTCAATAAAAAATGGTTCTCAACTTTCACAGGCCTTAGAAGTTACTAATAATTTCCTAGTTAATTTCGAACTTGAATCGGATGCTCAACTTTTCGAAGACTTGAAAGAGAGAGTAAGAGAACTTGATGAATTTGTTGATGCAATTGTAAACGATAAGGCCAGAGATAGGAAACCAAGAGAGAAAGAAGTAAGAAACAGGCTTTCAACAAAATTACATGATGAAGATGACTTCCTAGAACCTCTTCTTAAACTAGTTGATTATGATAAAGATTTAAGAAAACTTTCTGAAACTGATAAGTTTGGAATGCCGAACTTCAATGCTCTATTGAAAGATCTTATTGATAAAGATATTGTTAATTTAGTTAAAGATTTAAAGTACAAATCTTTAATTACAGAAACTGACTACAATACAATCATTGATAAAGTAGAAAAGCATGAAGATGATTTAGCTGAAGAAGAATGGTTTGTTGCTGAGATCGGTGCAAAGGCTATTAAAACTCTACTATCAATGTTTGATATTAAAAAGGTTTCTTTTGATTATCGTCAAGCTATAAAAACTGAAAAGTCAGAAATTGTAAAGGCTGAAATTCTAAAGAAACTTAATGTAATTGAGTCATTTAAAAGAAATATTGAGCAAAATAAACCTGAATATATGGTGATGGATGTTGTTCCAGTTATACCACCAGAATTGAGACCTCTTGTACCTCTAGAAGGCGGTCGATTTGCTACATCAGATTTAAATGATCTTTACAGAAGAGTAATAATTAGAAATAATCGTCTAAAAAAACTACTTGAAATTAAAGCTCCTGAAGTCATTATTCGTAACGAAAAGCGTATGATTCAGGAAGCTGTTGACTCTTTGTTTGACAACAGTAGAAAAAATACTGTAGTAAGAAGTGATGGAAAAAGACCTTTAAAATCTCTTTCCGATTCACTTAAAGGTAAACAAGGACGTTTCAGAAACAATCTTCTTGGTAAGAGGGTTGACTATTCAGGTCGATCTGTAATTATTGTTGGTCCTCAACTTAATCTAAATCAATGTGGACTTCCAAAAGAGATGGCACTTGCACTTTATAAACCTTTTTTGATTAGAAAACTTATTGAGTACGATGATAATGTATCTACTATAAAAAATGCTAAAAAAGAGATTGAAAAAGGAACTGATAAAGTTTGGGAACTTCTCGAAGAGCTTGTTGATGGACACCCAGTTCTACTGAATCGTGCTCCAACCCTACACAGGCTTGGTATTCAAGCGTTCCAGCCGATTCTAGTGGAAGGTAAAGCTATTCAGCTTCATCCTCTTGTATGTAAAGCTTTTAATGCCGATTTTGACGGTGACCAGATGGCTGTGCATCTTCCATTATCACCAGAAGCAAAACTTGAAGCAAGATTTCTGATGCTTGCATCCCAAAATCTTCTTCATCCAGCAACTGGAAAACCTATTGCCTATCCAACTCAGGATATGGTTTTGGGTATCTATTATATGACAAAAGAAGCTTCTGGGTTAGTCGGTGAAGGTAAATACTTCAATTCTATAGATGAAATACTCCTAGCTGTTGAATTTAATACTGTTAAGTATCATTCAAAAATAAAGTATAGATATAAAAATACTTGGGTTGATACTACTCCAGGTCGTGTATTATTCAATGATATTCTTCCTGAAGAAATGAAAAGTAAAAAATTCTACAATCAGGTGATGATTACAGGTAATGTTGAAAAAGTTATTGATGAAGCTATCGAGAAAGTAGGTATTAGCAAATCTGCTCAATTCCTTGATAGATTAAAAAGTTTTGGTTTTAAGTATGCTACAAGATCAGGTATCTCGATTGGTCTAGATGATTTCGTGATTTCTCAGGAAAAAGACAAAGTTCTTAAAAATGCTGAAAAAGATGTTACTAAACTGAGAGAGCATTATACTGATGGTCTTATCACAGATAAAGAGCGTTATAATAAGGTTGTCGACGTTTGGACAAAAGCAGTAAACAAGATTGAAAACGATATGTATGAAAATCTTAGAACTGATAGAGCTGGATTTAACCCTGTGTTTATGATGATGGATTCGAAAGCAAGGGGTTCTAAGACTCAGATTAAACAGATTTGTGGTATTAGGGGTCTTATGCAAAAACCTCAAAAGAATATAGAACTATCATCTGAATCTGTTATTGAGAACCCAATTAAAACTAATTTTATGGATGGTTTGTCTGTTCTTGACTATTTCATTTCCACTCACGGTGGTAGAAAAGGTCTTGCAGATACAGCTCTTAAAACTGCAGATGCTGGATATTTGACAAGAAAACTTGTGGATGTTGCTCAAGATGTTGTTATTACTGAGGATGATTGTAATACCATAATGGGCATTGAAATGACAAATCTTAAAGAAGGTGATCAAGTTATTGAGAAACTTGAAGATAGAATCTATGGTCGTGTTCTTGTGGATGATGTTGTCGATTATAAAAACAATCCTGATGGTGAAATTGTTGCTAAAGCTGGCACAATTGTAACTCAGGAAGTAGCGGAAATTATCGTAAAACATGATATAGAAAAAGTAAAAATTAGATCGGTTCTTACTTGTGAATCTAAAAAGGGTGTTTGTTCGAAGTGTTATGGTATCAATCTTTCTACTAAACGTAGTGTTGATTTGGGAGAAGCTGTAGGTATAATTGCTGCTCAATCAATTGGTGAGCCGGGTACTCAGCTTACATTGAGAACTTTCCACGTTGGTGGTTCTGCCGATTTGACTACTATATCATCTACCATTGAAGCAAATTATGATGGTAGAGTTAATCTTGAATATGTTGAAACTGTTGATTATGCTAACAAGAAAGTAGTTATAAGAAGAAATGGTAAAGTTACTTTAACTGACGAGTATGGTAAAGAGGTTATGAGTGAAAATATTCCTTATGCATCATTGCTCTATGTTGAAGATGGACAATTTGTTAAAAAAGGTGATATGATCTGTAATTGGGACCCATATTCAAATGTGATCCTTGCACACACAGATGGTATTATTTCTTTTAGAGATATTGTTGAAGGTTCTACTTATAAAGAAATTCAAGATGATAAGATAGGAAGAACTATTAAAGAGATGATTGAGCCAAAAGAAAGAAAGCTTAAGCCATCACTTGTTATTATTGATAAAACTGGTAAAGAATTAGCAAAATATCTTCCTCCTACTGGTGGTTCACTTGAGATTGAAGATGGTGATAAAGTTAAAGCTGGTCAGATTCTTGTGAAGATGCAGAGATCAACTGGTAAGACTAAGGATATCACTGGTGGTCTGCCTAGAGTCGAGGAATTATTTGAAGCTAGGAACCCTAAAGACCCTGCTATTATTTCAGAAATTGATGGTAAGGTAAAATATGGAGACTTTAAAGGTACTCAACAACAAATTATTGTTGAGGATATCAACTCTGATGAAAAGAGGACATATCTTGTGCCAAGGGGTAAACATATTCTTGTTCATGAAGGTGACTTTATATATGCAGGTGAAAGAATCACTGATGGAGCTATTAAACCTCATGATATCTTAAAAATTCTTGGTACTAATAGGGTTCAGGAATTTCTAGTAAATCAAATTCAGGAAGTTTATCGTATGTCAGGTGTAAATCCTAACGATAAACATATTGAAGTAATTGTTAGACAGATGCTTCAAAAAGTAGAAATCATATATCCTGGTGATACTTCTTTCCTTGAAGGAGACCAAATAAGTAAAATTACTCTAAGTAAAGAAAATAATGATATTCTAGGTAAAGTTGTTGTTACTGATCCTGGAGATAGTAAGTATGAAGTTGGTGAGATACTGGAAAGTTATGAAGTTGAGAAAAAGAATAAGGAGTTATCAGACGAAGGATTGAAAGAAGTTTTAATCCGTGATGCTGAGTTGGCTACTTATCAACCATTACTTTTGGGTATTACTCAAGCTTCTCTTCAAGTTGATAGCTTTATTTCAGCAGCATCATTCCAGGAAACTACAAAGGTTCTAACTGATGCAGCTATTAAATCGAGTGTTGATCTTCTTGAAGGACTTAAGGAAAATGTAATTATGGGTAATCTAATACCTTGTGGTACTGGTATTTCTAAACATAATTATATTGAGGTTACTACCAAAGAACCTGATCCTTACGAAATCGATGAAGATGATTTTGAAGAAGAGAGATTCACATCTTTGGATATAGAATAA